From a region of the Mycolicibacterium sp. MU0050 genome:
- a CDS encoding HNH endonuclease signature motif containing protein — translation MSSVTATAPADASPADRLEVLFEELAELTGQRNAIDGRIVDIVAEIDHDGLWGNTGARSIRALIAWKTGVTPNNAETLATIAHRRDDFPECTQGLREGRLSLDQVGVIAARAAEGSDAHYAELARSATVTQLRTAIKLEPRPDPDPGPASPPALTRTDRGDHVDYRLRLSPLAAATFDAALQSHHDALITDWKSNHTTAPAEQRPPMPTTLDAFMRLIEDSWDAEATRRPHGQRTTIVVHLDIADRIADLHLGPLLTDAERRYLTCDATAEIWFQRDGRPIGAGRSTRTIGRRLRRALEHRDDCCVVPGCGATRGLHAHHLIHWEHGGPTELDNLVLVCPYHHRAHHTGLITLTGPADHLVVTDSDGRPLHSGTLARPPQNPPPDVPPYPGPTGERADWWWYQPFQPQPPPAPN, via the coding sequence ATGTCCTCAGTCACGGCTACCGCGCCGGCCGACGCGAGCCCGGCTGATCGTCTCGAGGTGCTCTTTGAAGAACTCGCTGAGCTGACCGGGCAACGCAACGCCATCGACGGACGCATCGTCGACATCGTCGCCGAAATCGACCACGACGGCCTCTGGGGCAACACCGGCGCCCGTTCGATCCGCGCACTGATCGCCTGGAAAACCGGAGTCACCCCCAACAACGCCGAAACCCTGGCCACGATCGCCCATCGCCGCGACGACTTCCCCGAATGCACCCAAGGCCTACGCGAGGGGCGGCTCTCCCTCGATCAAGTCGGCGTCATCGCCGCACGCGCCGCCGAAGGCTCCGACGCCCACTACGCCGAACTGGCCCGCAGCGCCACCGTCACCCAACTCCGCACCGCGATCAAACTCGAACCACGCCCCGACCCCGACCCGGGGCCCGCATCGCCGCCGGCGCTCACCAGAACCGACCGCGGCGACCACGTCGACTACCGCCTCCGCCTGTCCCCGCTGGCCGCAGCCACCTTCGACGCCGCCCTCCAATCCCACCACGACGCCCTGATCACCGACTGGAAAAGCAACCACACCACCGCTCCCGCCGAGCAGCGGCCGCCCATGCCAACCACCCTCGACGCCTTCATGCGCTTAATCGAAGACAGCTGGGACGCCGAAGCCACGCGCCGCCCCCACGGCCAACGCACAACCATCGTCGTGCACCTCGACATCGCCGACCGGATCGCCGACCTGCACCTCGGTCCCCTGCTCACCGACGCCGAACGCCGCTACCTGACCTGCGACGCCACCGCCGAAATCTGGTTCCAGCGCGACGGCCGCCCGATCGGGGCCGGCCGCTCCACCCGCACCATCGGCCGCCGCCTGCGCCGCGCCCTCGAACACCGTGACGACTGCTGCGTGGTGCCCGGCTGCGGGGCCACCCGCGGCCTGCACGCCCACCACCTCATCCACTGGGAACACGGCGGCCCCACTGAACTCGACAACCTCGTGCTGGTCTGCCCTTACCACCATCGCGCCCACCACACCGGGCTGATCACCCTCACCGGACCCGCCGACCACCTCGTCGTCACCGACTCCGACGGCCGGCCACTACATTCCGGCACACTGGCCCGACCTCCGCAAAACCCACCACCGGACGTCCCGCCGTACCCCGGACCCACCGGCGAACGCGCCGACTGGTGGTGGTACCAACCCTTCCAACCCCAACCACCCCCGGCACCGAACTAG
- a CDS encoding glycerol-3-phosphate 1-O-acyltransferase, with translation MTSRNGGAELPEVTIDGGALVLASVASPAELDLLTDWLRTQRAAHPGADIEVVQLPADEPPPGVLAELVEQLETGDDREVVPVRVFWVPGGLPTRVKIVGLLQGRDTYRPPEKLQRRILRRDKSRATVVAGEPAKVSELRQQWQDTTVADSPRDFARFVLRRASLAIERIELRLLGPEYKSPRLVKPEMLASNRFRDGLAQIPGATVEQAGEMLDELATGWSRFSVDLMPNLGRAIFSRGFDPNIDYDAAEIEALRGALERHPAVLLFSHRSYLDGAIVPVAMQENRLPPVHTFAGINLSFGFMGPLMRRSGVIFIRRKLDDPLYKYVLRQFVGYIVEKRFNLSWSIEGTRSRTGKMLPPKLGLLAYVADAYLDGRSDDILLQPVSITFDQLHETREYAAYARGGEKTPEGPSWLYNFIKAQGERNFGKIYVRFPAAVSMRDYLHLEPGEAEMDPAAKRLALQKMAFAVAWRILEATPITATGLVSALLLVTRGVALTRDQVHHTLRDALDYLDRKGTPVTESTRRLRSPEGVQAALDALSGGNPVTRVDGGREPVWRIAPEDEHEAAFYRNSIIHAFLETSIAELALAYAGRASGDRLEAFWSQVMRLRDLLKFEFYFDESAAFRDHIAEEMTWLDDWESRLADGADVEAMLYDMRPLMAHAMLRPFIEAYEIVADVLLEAPAQIDEKELTQRALGVGSQRLAQRQVRSNESVSALLFATARQVAADQGLLDPAADLTERRQAFLTELRGILADMHQVHMISRRQFLEREAAADKTA, from the coding sequence ATGACGAGCCGCAACGGTGGCGCGGAGCTGCCGGAGGTCACCATCGACGGCGGCGCGTTGGTGCTCGCCTCGGTGGCCTCCCCGGCCGAACTCGACCTGCTCACCGACTGGTTGCGGACTCAGCGCGCCGCCCACCCGGGAGCCGACATCGAGGTGGTGCAACTGCCCGCCGACGAGCCCCCACCCGGGGTCCTCGCCGAACTGGTCGAGCAACTCGAGACCGGCGACGACCGCGAGGTGGTCCCGGTGCGGGTGTTCTGGGTCCCCGGCGGGCTACCGACCCGCGTCAAGATCGTCGGGCTCCTTCAGGGCCGCGACACCTACCGGCCACCGGAGAAGTTGCAGCGGCGCATCCTGCGCCGGGACAAGTCGCGGGCCACCGTCGTCGCCGGCGAACCCGCCAAGGTTTCCGAGCTGCGCCAACAGTGGCAGGACACCACCGTCGCCGACTCACCGCGGGACTTCGCCCGGTTCGTGCTGCGCCGGGCCTCGCTGGCCATCGAACGCATCGAACTACGGCTGCTCGGACCCGAGTACAAATCGCCGCGGCTGGTCAAGCCGGAGATGCTGGCGTCCAACCGATTTCGAGACGGACTGGCCCAGATCCCAGGTGCCACGGTCGAACAGGCCGGCGAGATGCTCGACGAACTGGCCACCGGGTGGAGCCGGTTCTCCGTCGATCTGATGCCCAACCTGGGCCGGGCGATCTTCAGCCGAGGATTCGATCCCAACATCGACTACGACGCCGCCGAGATCGAAGCCCTGCGCGGCGCGCTGGAACGCCACCCCGCGGTGCTGCTGTTCTCGCACCGTTCCTACCTCGACGGCGCGATCGTGCCGGTGGCCATGCAGGAGAACCGGCTGCCGCCCGTGCACACCTTTGCCGGCATCAATCTGTCGTTCGGCTTCATGGGGCCGTTGATGCGCCGCTCCGGGGTCATCTTCATCCGCCGCAAGCTCGACGACCCGCTGTACAAGTACGTGCTGCGACAGTTCGTCGGCTACATCGTCGAGAAGCGATTCAACCTCAGCTGGTCCATCGAGGGCACGCGGTCACGCACCGGAAAGATGTTGCCGCCCAAGCTCGGTCTGCTCGCCTACGTCGCCGACGCCTACCTGGACGGCCGCAGCGACGACATCCTGTTGCAGCCGGTGTCCATCACTTTCGACCAGCTCCACGAGACCCGCGAGTACGCCGCGTATGCCCGCGGCGGGGAGAAGACGCCGGAGGGACCCAGCTGGCTGTACAACTTCATCAAGGCGCAGGGGGAGCGCAACTTCGGCAAGATCTACGTCCGCTTCCCGGCGGCGGTGTCGATGCGCGACTACCTGCACCTGGAGCCCGGCGAGGCGGAGATGGACCCCGCGGCCAAACGTCTTGCGCTGCAGAAGATGGCGTTCGCGGTGGCGTGGCGGATTCTCGAGGCCACCCCGATCACCGCCACGGGGCTGGTGTCGGCGCTGTTGCTGGTGACCCGCGGCGTCGCGCTGACCCGTGACCAGGTGCACCACACCCTGCGGGATGCGTTGGATTACTTGGACCGCAAGGGCACCCCGGTGACCGAGTCCACCCGTCGGCTGCGCAGCCCCGAGGGCGTCCAGGCGGCGTTGGACGCGTTGTCCGGCGGCAATCCCGTCACGCGCGTCGACGGCGGCCGCGAGCCGGTCTGGCGGATCGCGCCCGAAGACGAGCACGAGGCGGCGTTCTACCGCAACTCGATCATCCACGCGTTCCTGGAGACCTCGATCGCCGAACTGGCGCTGGCCTACGCCGGGCGGGCGTCCGGGGATCGGCTCGAGGCGTTCTGGTCGCAGGTGATGCGGCTGCGCGACCTGTTGAAGTTCGAGTTCTACTTCGACGAGTCCGCGGCCTTCCGGGACCACATCGCCGAGGAGATGACCTGGCTCGACGACTGGGAGTCCCGCCTGGCCGACGGCGCCGACGTCGAGGCGATGCTCTACGACATGCGCCCGCTGATGGCGCACGCGATGTTGCGGCCGTTCATCGAGGCCTACGAGATCGTCGCCGATGTCCTGCTCGAGGCTCCGGCGCAGATCGACGAGAAGGAGCTGACCCAGCGCGCGCTCGGGGTGGGCAGCCAGCGACTCGCTCAGCGGCAGGTGCGCAGCAACGAATCGGTGTCGGCGCTGCTGTTCGCGACGGCCCGGCAGGTGGCCGCCGACCAAGGGTTGCTGGACCCGGCTGCCGATCTGACCGAACGGCGTCAGGCGTTCCTGACCGAACTGCGCGGCATCCTCGCCGACATGCACCAGGTGCACATGATCTCTCGGCGGCAGTTCCTCGAGCGGGAGGCCGCCGCGGACAAGACCGCTTAG
- the ssb gene encoding single-stranded DNA-binding protein → MNDTPLTVVGRLVNAPVLRRVGDAQVANFRLASNSRRRTPDGTWEQGNSLFLNVSCWGKLGTGVAASLGKGDAVVVTGSVYTNEYDDREGNRRSSFEMRANAVGPDLTYYVVKLGRVVENEYSGAVANPGDQSGADDDVAASDLQDVDFSEEPDPVPA, encoded by the coding sequence ATGAATGACACCCCGCTGACCGTTGTCGGACGACTCGTGAATGCCCCCGTCCTGCGCCGGGTGGGCGACGCCCAGGTGGCCAACTTCCGGCTGGCCAGCAACTCCCGGCGACGCACCCCGGACGGCACCTGGGAACAGGGCAACTCGCTGTTCTTGAACGTGAGTTGCTGGGGCAAGCTGGGCACCGGCGTCGCTGCCAGCCTGGGCAAGGGCGACGCGGTGGTGGTCACCGGCTCCGTCTACACCAACGAGTACGACGACCGGGAAGGCAACCGCCGGTCCTCGTTCGAGATGCGGGCCAACGCCGTCGGCCCCGATCTGACGTACTACGTGGTCAAGCTAGGCCGCGTCGTCGAGAACGAATATTCCGGCGCAGTGGCGAATCCCGGCGACCAGTCCGGTGCCGACGACGACGTCGCCGCCTCGGACCTGCAGGACGTCGACTTCTCGGAGGAACCGGACCCGGTCCCGGCATGA
- the ettA gene encoding energy-dependent translational throttle protein EttA produces MAEFIYTMKKVRKAHGDKVILDDVTLNFLPGAKIGVVGPNGAGKSSVLRIMAGLDRPNNGEAFLANDATVGILLQEPPLDETKTVRENVEEGVPIKAKLNRYNEVAELMATDYSDELMEEMGKLQEELDAADAWDIDSQLEQAMDALRCPPPDDPVTHLSGGERRRVALCKLLLSKPDLLLLDEPTNHLDAESVLWLEQHLAAYPGAILAVTHDRYFLDNVAEWILELDRGRAYPYEGNYSTYLEKKAERLEVQGKKDQKLQKRLKDELAWVRSGAKARQAKNKARLQRYEEMAIEAEKTRKLDFEEIQIPVGPRLGNLVVEVEHLDKGFDGRQLIKDLSFTLPRNGIVGVIGPNGVGKTTLFKTIVGLEQPDSGEVRVGDTVKLSYVDQNRAGIDPKKNVWEVVSDGLDYIQVGQNEIPSRAYVSAFGFKGADQQKPAGVLSGGERNRLNLALTLKQGGNLILLDEPTNDLDVETLGSLENALESFPGCAVVISHDRWFLDRTCTHILAWEGDDANPAKWFWFEGNFGAYEENKVERLGEEAARPHRVTHRKLTRD; encoded by the coding sequence ATGGCTGAGTTCATCTACACGATGAAGAAGGTCCGCAAGGCGCACGGCGACAAGGTCATCCTCGACGACGTCACGCTGAACTTCCTCCCCGGAGCCAAGATCGGCGTGGTGGGCCCCAACGGGGCCGGCAAGTCGAGCGTCTTGCGGATCATGGCGGGCCTGGACCGGCCCAACAACGGCGAGGCTTTCCTGGCCAACGACGCGACCGTCGGCATCCTCCTTCAGGAACCGCCGCTGGACGAGACCAAGACCGTGCGGGAGAACGTCGAAGAGGGCGTCCCCATCAAGGCCAAGCTCAACCGGTACAACGAGGTGGCCGAGCTGATGGCCACCGACTACTCCGACGAGCTGATGGAGGAGATGGGCAAGCTCCAGGAGGAGCTCGACGCCGCCGACGCCTGGGACATCGACTCCCAGCTCGAGCAGGCGATGGACGCGCTGCGCTGCCCGCCGCCGGACGACCCGGTCACCCACCTCTCCGGGGGTGAGCGCCGCCGCGTCGCGCTGTGCAAGCTGCTGCTGAGCAAGCCGGACCTGCTGCTGCTCGACGAACCGACCAACCACCTCGACGCCGAGAGCGTGTTGTGGCTGGAACAGCACCTGGCCGCCTACCCCGGCGCCATCCTGGCCGTCACCCACGACCGGTACTTCCTGGACAACGTCGCCGAGTGGATCCTCGAACTCGACCGCGGCCGGGCCTACCCGTACGAGGGCAACTACTCCACCTACCTGGAGAAGAAGGCCGAGCGCCTCGAGGTCCAGGGCAAGAAGGACCAGAAGCTGCAGAAGCGGCTCAAGGACGAACTCGCCTGGGTCCGCTCCGGCGCCAAGGCCCGCCAGGCCAAGAACAAGGCCCGCCTGCAGCGCTACGAGGAGATGGCGATCGAGGCGGAGAAGACCCGCAAGCTCGACTTCGAGGAGATCCAGATCCCCGTCGGTCCCCGACTGGGCAACCTCGTGGTCGAGGTCGAGCATCTCGACAAGGGTTTCGACGGCCGCCAGCTGATCAAGGACCTGTCGTTCACCCTCCCGCGCAACGGCATCGTCGGGGTCATCGGCCCCAACGGTGTGGGTAAGACGACGCTGTTCAAGACCATCGTCGGCCTTGAACAGCCCGACAGCGGCGAGGTGCGCGTCGGCGACACCGTCAAGCTGAGCTACGTCGACCAGAACCGTGCCGGAATCGACCCGAAGAAGAACGTGTGGGAGGTCGTCTCCGACGGGCTCGACTACATCCAGGTCGGGCAGAACGAGATCCCGTCGCGCGCCTACGTCTCCGCGTTCGGGTTCAAGGGCGCCGACCAGCAGAAGCCGGCCGGGGTGCTCTCCGGTGGTGAGCGCAACCGGTTGAACCTGGCCCTGACCCTCAAGCAGGGCGGCAACCTGATCCTGCTCGACGAGCCCACCAACGACCTCGACGTCGAAACCCTGGGTTCGCTGGAGAACGCGCTCGAAAGCTTCCCGGGTTGTGCCGTGGTCATCAGCCACGACCGGTGGTTCCTGGACCGCACGTGTACGCACATCCTGGCCTGGGAGGGCGACGACGCCAACCCCGCGAAATGGTTCTGGTTCGAGGGCAACTTCGGTGCCTACGAGGAGAACAAGGTCGAGCGGCTCGGTGAAGAAGCGGCGCGTCCGCACAGGGTGACCCACCGCAAGCTCACCCGCGACTAG
- a CDS encoding cytochrome c oxidase assembly protein: MTSSVTGQRTAVWPVLLGVGLLAGCTAAGLAALALADALTATGLPDPGPVTTLGLPFVRAAGEIAATLAVGSFLFAAFFVPPQANGVLDVGGYRAVRTGTVAAGVWAVCAALLVPLTVSDVSGQPLLDHLSPVDIWSAASLIDTADAWRWTAFLAAGVALAAIPVLRWSWTPILFLGSLVTLIPLGLTGHSAAGGSHDVGTNSLLIHLVAAALWAGGLFALLAHALRGGEHGALAARRFSSVALWCFVAMAVSGVVNALIRVRPGDLINTPYGALVGAKLLALCLLGFFGWRQRRSGLVALDADPTARGPLIRLALTEAVILGLTFGVAVALGRTPPPPPRVLNPSIAEVEIGYNLDGPPTLARVLFDWRFDMIFGTAAIIFALVYIAGVWRLRKRGDAWPPGRTVAWLLGCAALLFATSSGLGRYMPAMFSMHMGAHMLMSMLVPILLALGGPVTLALRALPAAGRGQPPGMREWLLAALHSRFSKFLTNPIIATALFIAGFYGLYFGGIYDAAASDHAGHVAMNFHFLATGYLFYWCVIGVDPTPRPLPPLAKLAMVFGSLPLHAFFGVVLMGMNTVLAERFYGSLQLPWDIDLLQDQKLGGGIAWAAGEVPLVIVMMALLIQWSRSDRRTAKRLDRAADRDDDAELAAYNNMLAEMARREKQGR, from the coding sequence GTGACCTCCTCAGTTACCGGACAACGCACCGCGGTGTGGCCGGTGCTGCTCGGAGTGGGCCTGCTGGCCGGCTGCACGGCCGCGGGGCTGGCTGCGTTGGCGCTTGCCGACGCGCTGACCGCGACCGGACTGCCGGATCCGGGCCCGGTGACCACCCTCGGCCTGCCGTTCGTGCGGGCCGCCGGGGAGATCGCCGCGACCCTGGCCGTCGGGTCCTTCCTGTTCGCGGCATTCTTCGTCCCGCCGCAGGCCAACGGGGTGCTCGACGTCGGTGGTTACCGTGCCGTGCGCACCGGCACCGTGGCCGCGGGGGTGTGGGCCGTGTGCGCGGCGCTGCTGGTCCCGCTGACGGTTTCCGACGTGTCCGGTCAGCCGCTGCTCGATCACCTCAGTCCGGTGGACATCTGGTCGGCGGCCAGTCTGATCGACACCGCCGATGCGTGGCGCTGGACGGCGTTCCTGGCGGCCGGGGTGGCCCTGGCCGCCATCCCCGTACTGCGCTGGTCGTGGACCCCGATCCTGTTCCTCGGCTCGCTGGTGACGTTGATCCCGCTGGGCCTGACCGGGCATTCGGCCGCCGGCGGCTCGCACGACGTCGGCACCAACAGCCTGCTGATCCACCTGGTGGCCGCGGCGCTGTGGGCCGGTGGCCTGTTCGCGCTGCTGGCCCACGCGCTGCGCGGCGGTGAGCACGGCGCGTTGGCCGCCCGCCGGTTCTCCTCGGTGGCGTTGTGGTGCTTTGTCGCCATGGCGGTCTCCGGCGTGGTGAACGCGCTGATCCGGGTGCGGCCCGGGGACCTGATCAACACCCCCTACGGCGCGCTGGTCGGTGCGAAACTGCTGGCGCTGTGCCTGCTGGGGTTCTTCGGGTGGCGACAACGCCGCTCCGGTCTGGTGGCACTCGACGCCGACCCGACCGCCCGCGGACCGCTGATCCGGCTGGCCCTGACCGAGGCGGTCATCCTCGGCCTGACCTTCGGGGTGGCGGTGGCGCTGGGCCGCACCCCGCCGCCCCCGCCGCGGGTGCTCAACCCGTCGATCGCTGAAGTGGAGATCGGCTACAACCTCGACGGCCCGCCGACACTGGCCCGGGTGCTGTTCGACTGGCGCTTCGACATGATCTTCGGCACCGCGGCCATCATCTTCGCGCTGGTGTACATCGCCGGGGTGTGGCGGCTGCGCAAGCGCGGCGACGCCTGGCCCCCCGGGCGCACCGTGGCCTGGCTGCTGGGCTGCGCGGCGCTGCTGTTCGCGACGTCGTCGGGCCTGGGCCGCTACATGCCGGCGATGTTCAGCATGCACATGGGCGCGCACATGCTGATGTCGATGCTGGTGCCGATCCTGCTGGCGCTCGGCGGCCCGGTGACGTTGGCGCTGCGCGCGCTGCCGGCCGCCGGCCGTGGACAGCCGCCGGGCATGCGGGAATGGCTGCTGGCGGCGCTGCACAGCCGGTTCTCGAAGTTCCTCACCAACCCGATCATCGCGACGGCGCTGTTCATCGCCGGCTTCTACGGGCTGTACTTCGGCGGCATCTACGACGCGGCCGCCAGCGATCACGCCGGGCACGTGGCGATGAACTTCCACTTCCTGGCGACCGGCTACCTGTTCTACTGGTGCGTCATCGGCGTGGACCCGACGCCGCGGCCGCTGCCGCCGCTGGCGAAACTGGCGATGGTGTTCGGCTCGCTGCCGCTGCACGCCTTCTTCGGAGTGGTGCTGATGGGCATGAACACCGTCCTCGCCGAGAGGTTCTACGGGTCGCTGCAACTGCCCTGGGACATCGACCTGCTCCAAGATCAGAAGCTCGGCGGCGGCATCGCCTGGGCGGCCGGCGAGGTGCCGCTGGTCATCGTCATGATGGCGCTGCTGATCCAGTGGTCGCGCAGTGACCGGCGCACCGCCAAACGCCTGGACCGCGCCGCCGACCGCGACGACGACGCCGAGCTGGCGGCCTATAACAACATGCTCGCCGAGATGGCGCGGCGGGAGAAGCAGGGGCGCTAG